Sequence from the Ziziphus jujuba cultivar Dongzao chromosome 9, ASM3175591v1 genome:
GAACAAGTAGTCTTTTGAGAGTGGAAAGACAAGAGGAACTAGCAAGGAAGGAAGGAGCGTCCTGTCTCAAAGAGGGTCCCCAAATTGTGACATGTGGTGGTGCTTAAAGAAATGAACGTGTATGTGTTTTTTGGGAAATGTTGGCAAATTGTATTGTTTGATAATTGTTATCCCAATTTATGTACAGACAATTGAAGCTGAAGGAAGCATCCATTGAGAGATTGATTATAAAGCGGATGtacatgtaatatatatataaattattagtttagAAACCAGTATGTGTCGTTGTTTAATTGGTGGAAGATGTTATCGACTGGTTGGTGGTTTGGTTGTGGAGATTGGAGTGGTGTTAAGTTTTGACTTGGGAATTATAAACTTTGTGctcattttattgtatttacaAAGGGCGcaagaagagaagaagaaatctctctctctctctctctctctctctctctttttcttaatgTGGAAGaatatctaatattaaaaaatatatatatatatatatatatctttcaacTTTTCAAAGGGCCATTGGATTAACAGTAACAATCCCATCAACATCCGTAGAACATTTCCATTCCCATTGCTCGTTCATTCGTAACTCCATGTGGCTGGGTTTGCTTCACTATTAAAAAGAGTGACATCCTCACTCACACTCACATGAGTTGCAGGTGCATGAGCAGGTGCTGGAGgattaatatatctatatatatatatatatatatattattgaagaaataaaattttggtgAGCCTATCTATTACAAGtttccaagaaaaaaagaaaaaaagggttatGAGCTTTCAAGATCTTGAGCGAAATGCTGGGCAGAGAAAGCCGTCGTCgtcgtcttcttcctcctccaGCTCGCCGGCGCAGGCGGTGGCTGCTGGCATATTCCAGATCAACACGGCCGTTGTCAGTTTCCGTCGCCTCGTGGATGCCATCGGAACTGTCAAAGACACTCCCGACCACCGCCAGAAGCTGTCCGTTCCCTTCCTTTAACcgtattaatattaattatatttgattatttatttgtggtttttttttattgtctaaTTAGTGCGTGTATTAGTGGTAAAATAGTGGTAAAAGTGCGATTTCTTGTacttgatatttgaattttgatatgcAGACACAACGCCAGGCAACGCATCCTTGAATTAGTGAAAGAAACTTCTGCCAACCTCAAATCTTTGAGCCAATTGGATCGCGATTCCCACGTCAATGTATTGAGTAATGTTTGATTTGgttgtattgtttaaattagTGATTTTGAAAGAATAATGATAACACTTATAacatggtaaataaaataaaataaaataattttgttgttCATGATCTGCAATTCCATTGTCCAGCAAAATAAGAAGATAGAAGATGCGAAGCTTGCCAAAGATTTCCAAACAACCTTGCATGAATTCCAGAAACTCCAACAGCTTGCCTCCCAACGCGAGTCTTCTTATATTCCATCCTCATCCTCCTCCTCTGCTGCTGCTACATCTACAGCGTAACCCCTTTTcagtttcattattaatttcatttaattCAATTACTGAACACTCACTCCTCTTTTTACTATAAATATAAGTAGCAGGCTTTTATTGGTATTTTGTAATTCAAATCATCCactaccttcttcttcttcttcttctttttcttcttatcatttcaatatatttatttatttatttatttattttttctcatagGCAACATCTGGAATCAGCTGTGGATCAGGATCAGGAACGCCAGCCTTTTCTTATGCAGCAAAAGAGGTTTGTCTAAATTCACCCTCGACTTctcatttttcttcttcactTTCCAATTTTTAGTATGTGCATGGAATGGATTCCTATATCAATTCTCAAAGGttgcatttttcatttattattttttttttcaaaacctaGTATGCTACTTTTTCTTACTACATTCGGGGTTTGAGAATCAAAgtgtaaatttataaaatctatgGCCACCTGGGAGTTCCTTACTTCTATCTATGCTAGTTTCGTGCCTATCTAAAAATATGCCATTTTACATGTAGAAAGCTTGAAAAATGCCTTTGTTCACAATCTACTTTGTTAAATAACAAATGCAGGCAGGGAGTAGTTCTGCTTGATAATGAAATTGCCTTCAATGAAACCATAATTGAGGAAAGGGAACAGGGTATTAAAGAGATACAAGAGCAAATTGGACAAGCAAATGACATTTTCAAGGACCTTGCTGTTCTCATTCATGAGCAGGGGGTTGTTATTGGTATTTACTATTTTCCCTTTTTCCGGATCATTTTTCTTGCCATCTGCCAACTTTCATTGATCAATCtggttattttgttttattacaaCAGATGACATTCAGTCAAACATAGACTCCTCCTCTGCTGCAACTACTGAAGCTAGAGTTCAGCTAGCTAAAGCTTCCAAAAGTGTGAAATCCAAATGCTCATGGGTTAGTACTCTTAACACGTTTCACCTGCTACTGAGCTCAGGCATCAAATAACCAACCCCGAGTTGGGTTCTGAGTGGAACACCTTAGGCAGAGCTGGCTTTCTGAATACAAGTTGTTTAGTGCCTTTTGCTTTCTCAGCTAGggactcttttcttttttattttttatttatttatttattttttaataactatatatatatatatatatatatatatattatttttggaagcTGGGTAATCAATTATCAATCTTCTACTGCATTCAGAGTCATTCGGTCAAAGGCACGAGAATAATCCAAACCCTTGCCTATGCTAGCCTTACTGCATGTGCATATAagttaaaatatgaaaatacaatttatGTTGTAAAAGGAAGGCCGCCTGTTAGGAGGAAGTATATGGGATTTACATTAGATAATTGCACACTTAATTTCACGTTAATGAACGATCTCTTTAGTCCAAGCTATTATAATAGTTCATTTCAAGTGGTTTGAATTGTTATCTTCTTCTTTATGAGAAGCCCCttttcctcccccccccccctcttattttttatgttttatttttaatttaaaatcttatgTTGACAATCTtgttatgttttatgtgttgcaGTGTTGGTGGGTGGTGGCAATCGTTGCAGTGGTGctgattatttttctaattgtaCTTATCCTATAATGTGCAGCTACAATGCCGTAAGTCTTGGTGTGCATGTGCAGATGTGTTGTTGATGTCACTTCCTCGGACGTATATGTAGTGTTTTGGGGATTGGTTTTTTTGTGTATGTGTCAGgctttatgttcattggatatTGGATTTAGTATAGGATATTGTTCTTAGCAGCTTTCCAAATGTCTTGTTTTTGCATTGGAAGATGTAGCTTCCTTGTGGTTTTGCTTTGTATTAATAGTTGCTTCAATTTGGGGCAAGACATTACTAAAAAAGGCTATGATTGGCTGTATGTATACTTGTGTTAATGTAATTTTAATGGTTTGTAATTCTTTCTGGGGCTGTGCCTTTTGTAGTTTCCATGTATTTATGGGTATCTTATCTATGATTAGCTTGAATTTAATCTAACTAAATTTAACCTTTGGCTAGATAAAATTAACAGACTTAAAGAAGCATAATTTTGGTTACACATTTGAATAAAATTAGTTATGAAATTAAATGTGGTTGATCACTTGTGTGTTTCTTTGTGCCTCGAAATCGGATTGAATATTAATTCGACTAATTGAAATTCTTCTATAAATACCAAAATCCTTAACGTTCAACTCAAAAAAtgggtttttcaaaaaaaaaaaaaaaaaaaaaactcaaaaaatggAGTAGtattaaaggataaaataaaggaaaaaaaaaaaaaaaacaaagaacagaaacttaaacatttttattgtattttgttttattttaattttgggttttggaGGCAATTGATGAAGAAAAAGAGTAATGGGCCAGGGTTGAAGTCAAAGACTAAGACGCAGAATTGGGCTTGATTTTGAAAATGTGTCCAAAATAGAGTTGGTCACCGGCTCTCCCTCTGTTTCTGTTTCACAGTtcatttctttcttccttcctaGTTTGGAAATCATTAGAAGTTAGATCCTCAATGACATGGTGATGGCAATGGAATTGGAAGCGGCAGCAGCAGCAGAGGGGCAATAgcaatagtaatagtaatagcaGTAGTAATTGTAGTACTAGTCCCTGATTGGTTTGTTAGTTtgattgattacaaagaaatcaccaccccccccccccccccccccccccccccccccccccaacaacCAATCCCCAAAAAATGGCGGCGGCGATGGTGTACCAAATATTCGCATCCACAGGGCTGGTATCTCTGGGACTCTTCCACCTCGTCGCCACCACTTGGCACCACCTAAAATCCCCACAGTCTTACTCCGCAAAGCCATTCCACACAATACCTTTTTCATCGTCGTCGTCGTCTCACCGCCTCAAACACCTGCAGCTCTACCTCCTCATCGCCTTCCTGGTCGTGGCCTTGGCCCACCAGACCCTCATCTCCTACGACTCCGACCCTCTCCTCAAAGGCCGAACCCCAGTCCACCGCTTCACTTCCCTCCAAAACGCCGCCGTTCTGTTCCTCTTCCTTGTCCTTTCGCTTGCCCTCCTCCTCTCCGAGTGCCTCCCTTCCCTCCTTCCTCTCCCCAACGACCTTTTCTTCGCCCTTGGCGCCGCTCTCTTCTACCTCCACTCCTCCGTCTCCTCCTCCGCGGCCTCCGTCCAGACCTCCCAACTCCAGGCCAAATGCGACTCCATCTCCGCCCGGATCTCCCTCTTCTGCTCcctcctctctctccttcttgcctgcCAGCCCAGACTCTTCGTCGCCGATTCTGCTCTCGCTGCCGCTCTCTGCCTCCAGGGTCTGTGGGTCTTGCAAACGGGCCTTTCCCTCTACGTCGATGCCTTTATACCTGAGGGATGCCATAGGCTGCTCGATGTCGTCAATGGCGTCGAGGGCTCTACTAAATGCGATTTGGAGGACTCCAGCTTGCGAGCCGTCGCCATTTTGGATCTGCTTTTCTTGCTCCACGTCATGTTCGTTATGCTCCTTGTCATGGTTGTTTATGCTGTTGTTGCCAAGACTGTTGGTGTGGGGGTTCGCAGATTGGGTTCATACGAGGCCTTGCCTAATTCTTCTCTTGATCATAACCATATTCAGATGAAGTCGCTTACTGGAACCCAGGCTTAGAACAAAACTAATGTAAGCTTCCCTTCTTCTACgtacctttctttttttgtcagtTCGATTGGAATGGGTGTTTATTTTTCCCGTCACTTGGTAAATTTGAATCACACtctctttttcccctttttttttttttttttttatccttgtaTTGATGAACAGTGTAACCTCATCATACTCTGAAGATTTTTTGGACACCAACTTTTCTAACCTATTCCTGCCCTTGCTCTCTCTGTTTCTATCCTTTCTTGTAgttcattttctatttctattttattttttcatgctCTGGATTAGAGATATCATATTAGCGTATTTGATGATGCAATCTACCGATCAATAGGTTAATACTGTTGAATTTACAATTGGAGACAATGTTGGTTGTTATGCTTCTCTCTGGTTGTGTTTAGATGTTTCATTGGCTATGATTTGTGGGTTTTATTCTGTGTCAGTTGCACTTGTGTTAGCTTTTGCATTCCAACTTTAAGGCTGGATTGAATTGCCCTGAAGTTGCATTTCACTTGACTCTATGGTTTATGGTTTAGACATTCTGTCGGACAAACTCCTTTCTCATTGGGATCAGAAGgataatttttatgatatttattgtCTAAGATTTAATTATAAGCCTCACCACTTTTTATTTGTAACATTGATATCAAAAGTATCACTGCGAGTTGACAATTTTATTAGGCTTAGAATGCGTTGGAGCATGCACATGATATGGTTTTGAGAATGGACTGGATATCACATCTAGGAGTTTCTACTCGGCATGACATTATTATTTCAGAACTTGAATTTTTAGGAAGAGTGCTGAGAGCTTATGGTTAGGAATTTGCTCTGACAAATTAGTCATTATGATAGCAGAGTACTTGGTAATTAATAATGGAGGAGCTTTTTTATCAAGGATAAATGGAAGATGGGTTTGACTAATGCCTACTGGTTAAGTAGCTAAGGATCTGTTTTATGGAGGTTAGTGATGATACAGATTTATCGTGCAtacaaaatgcatttttttggttatttgatCTTTTAAACAGTATTGATTGTGAATTTCCCTTGTTATTTTACCATAGCATGATATGCCTAGTTGCTTTCTATGATTCAAAATATGGAAACTAATGCTAGAGAGCGAGATGGGGGAATTTATATTCCTGTTTCATCATCTCCCTATCTAGGTAAAGTTGCTGCCTTGATTAGTCTTTGCTTTTCATTTCTTTGCCTTTCTTGGTTTTTGCTAGGCAATACTACGTCATTTGTCCTTGTTATGAATGTGAATGTCATTACTGTATTCCCTCATAACAAATCTGATGTATAATTTCCTGAGTCTTGGCTATCCAACTTTTTCTTGATAGATTGCTGGTTTTACTGTGCCATAATAACAGTCTCTTGAAAATATAAGATTTCCATCACTGGAACCTGTGGTCAAATGCAATAGCTGCAGTGGCTGCATGGCAACTGTGTTAGATTTAGCAGATTATATTATCTTGCAGAATAGATGGAGAGATTTACAAGTGAAAGTTGCCATATAGACACCATAATGCTGAGGCAGCATGCCGACCTTGTGGGGCCTGTGAAGTAACAAAATGTTATACATTTCCTTGACATGAATAAAATAGCTGGATTGTGTAAATTTCATGTTACTTAATTTGCATTGTTTACCGTTGGCATGGAATTGTTCGACGACAATACCTGGCTATGCTTTTTGTTGTGTGGAAGGACATTAACCATTTATGAGCCTCAAGCATTACTGCTGTTAATTTGCATTATTTACCGTTGGCATGGAATTGTTCGACGACAATACCTAGCTGTGCTTTTTGTTGTGTGGAAGGACATTAACCATTTATGAGACTCAAGCATTACTGTTGTGATCATTTTATAGcctttataacaaaattaagaaTTGGATATCTATCTTAAGCAACTATTACATAGTTGTGACCTTTAAAATGCTCTTGCAGATACAAAAGAAAATGTGTCCCAAGTATATAGCATTTTTTGGGAGATTTCTTCCGAGTAATTTGACGTTGTATACACATGACatggcatttttttatttgttttctttgatattTATGCAGGTGACATGGGATTACTGGTTAAGATGGCTTGTTATACTCTCCATGTGAAATTTTTGTGTAGCATATGCACATGGAATGGAGTGAAACAGATGGATGgtagaagagaagagaaggttGTTTTGTACTGTCTAAAGTGCAATTGTATCTCATCCTTGTTGTTTTTTGTATTAAAGTTGTGAATTAATTGGCTTAGATGTATCGAACCAGGATTCGTAGGACCTTGGTTGCTATACTGAATGATTTACAGTTATATAACATATTGGGCAGTGAATGATCTGGTTATTGTTTCTTACAAATTGCACTTACTGTGTTTTGATTGGACTGCAAAATCCAAGCTAATCAAAAGCCTTTAAAATCCTTACTCAAACTTGGGTTGCTCTGACTTGTGATATTAGCTTCTTATTTGAAGCGGATTTGGATCCTCACTATTCAATTGAAATGGAGAGGATCGATTTGCCTTTTAATCTTTAGTTCTATACATCGCTTTAACATTTTGTGGGCTAGAATGATGCCGAAGGTATTTTATCTTAAAAGGaaataacttaaaaaatggttattgaaATAACAAGCTGATcagatttcataaaaatatatatatatatatataaataaataaaagaaaatatttcttTAGTTAACCGATAAATGTAATAGAGTATGTGAATTATTCGTTCAGtattttttatagattttaatatCTATGCGAGTAATGTGTAATGTCTAGatgggggagagagagaaagagagagaggaaagcaTCATTTTATTGGCTAAAAAGTAACATTTTCTTTAtccaaacccaaaaagaaatgatGATGACTCCCACGACACTACAACCAGTGTCGTCATGGTCTCCCAAGGGTAGGGAGGGGGGGGAGCCTTTCGCAATTTCTGGGAGCGTTCTTGTACATAGAAATTGATTGATTTTGCTAATataaaaatccttttttttttttttgtaaatatcatatatatatatatttatttatttatttgagaaaAGCAATGGAAATCACATTCACTCGGGGTTGAGGGCGGAGAGCTGAGAGAGTTTTACCCGTCAGTGACAGTGCCAGCGAGGGGGGAGTGGAGCCCACCCCCACCATCATCCCCCGAGAAAAGAACCCTGCAACACCCAAAAACAAAGACAGACAAAGCTTACCATACTCCCGTTACTACCTGATTCCCGCGGCCGACAGTTTTGAGCAGTACGGAGCccttttgcaaaaaaaaaaaaacaaaaaaaagaagccaataGCTAATAGGTAACCGCCAACAGGCAATGGGGTGGAGGTGAAGTATCAGTGTTACCCTCCAGCCTCCTTGACCCTTTTTCCACGCTCTCTTCCTATTGGCCATTGGCTATTGCTTATTGACCATTGACTTGccatatatttttacttttcttttttggccctttttttttttgtctttttcatttttctcttttgtccTCCTCGTCTCAAAGTCTCAGATGTTTGGCCATTGTTTCACATCCATTCTCAGATTTAGATTTTGGACCAACAAAATATTATACATCTAATTCAACTTGAGAATATTATTAGCATGATTATTCTGACAATtctaattctttttattattattttatgaataaaaaaataaaaaaataacaaaaaaaagggaaagaaaacaaccaaattaaaattttacaagaaaGTTGGGAGCGGTGGGGTTGAGGAGGGGGAGTTTCTTTGGATCCGCTGCTGCATCGTTCAATCATTTCTGGTTCCATTTCATCCTCCTTTTACAATTACTGAGAGGAGAAACAGGGAGACACAATAAACAGCGTTTTGCCGGATAAAAGGTAGGTAACACAAACAAAGTCCCTCCtccctcttcctcctcctcacCTTCAGCATTCTCAAATCTCAAATCTCAAACCAAcaccaaccccccccccccccccccccccttggtttttcatttttctgtttGCTTTCACTTTTCATGGATTTCATGGATCTATAACTCGGCTGCACTTCACAATGGATGATGGGATCTCATCGTAATTGTTTGTCAGATTACCAAACCATTgcttctttaatatatatatatatatatatatatataattgtcaaTTTAATTCTTCATTGCTTTCTGTATTTGTTTTCGTCATTACCAATTTACCATTCCTTCATCCTTTTTGCTTGTTTTTCTTTAGGATTTATTTCATCATCTACGGTTTTTTGTTTACATCTCTGCCTTTTCATATCTTATTTGACTATATTTTATGTTGCACTGTTTTGCTATGTTTATTTTCTGTGCGCTTTCAAGTATCGattttgatttctattttcatGGGTGGTCATGGTCATGTACGCTCTCAGGTACAACTCTGCGCCTCTCTGTTCCGTTCCTTGTGCGCTTCTTTGCTTCAAGTAGGAGGATTTGCAGCTTCATTTCACCTGTCTACACGATAAttctttagctttttttttaccACTTCTCATCTCCAATGCATATATGCTTTTGTATGAGAACCCACAGCTAGTGAAGGCCAACTTCCGTGTTCCAACTGCATGTGGAGTCTCCTTCTCACCTTCACATCTCTAATCCATGGGAGAGTGGGTCATTGGGGCTTTTATTAATCTATTCGGCAGCATTGCCATCAACTTCGGAACCAACCTCCTCAAATTAGGTCACAATGAGGtatttctctcttctttttatGTGTCAAACTCTCCTGTTTTTAGCTCCATAAGGGATTCTTTTCCTTCCACCTTATTGTTCATTGCATCTTTTTATCTATCCATGCCTTTTCAATCATTTCAGCTGTATCGGAAGTTCTCTTACATATTTAGTAAGTTGATATTTCTTGTGGCAACTTTATAATTTCCATACACCATCCAAGTTGCTTAAGCATACAACATGAAACAACACAACAAGGCACATTACACCGTCCTCGGTGGCTGGATGAATCATTCTTCTTGTTTAAACTCTAAATTTAGTTAGTCTCAAATTCTCATTGGTTTCAGTTTAATAAATACGGCTGGTTTACCTTGGATT
This genomic interval carries:
- the LOC125424138 gene encoding uncharacterized protein LOC125424138 encodes the protein MAAAMVYQIFASTGLVSLGLFHLVATTWHHLKSPQSYSAKPFHTIPFSSSSSSHRLKHLQLYLLIAFLVVALAHQTLISYDSDPLLKGRTPVHRFTSLQNAAVLFLFLVLSLALLLSECLPSLLPLPNDLFFALGAALFYLHSSVSSSAASVQTSQLQAKCDSISARISLFCSLLSLLLACQPRLFVADSALAAALCLQGLWVLQTGLSLYVDAFIPEGCHRLLDVVNGVEGSTKCDLEDSSLRAVAILDLLFLLHVMFVMLLVMVVYAVVAKTVGVGVRRLGSYEALPNSSLDHNHIQMKSLTGTQA
- the LOC107427997 gene encoding syntaxin-22; translation: MSFQDLERNAGQRKPSSSSSSSSSSPAQAVAAGIFQINTAVVSFRRLVDAIGTVKDTPDHRQKLHNARQRILELVKETSANLKSLSQLDRDSHVNQNKKIEDAKLAKDFQTTLHEFQKLQQLASQRESSYIPSSSSSSAAATSTAQHLESAVDQDQERQPFLMQQKRQGVVLLDNEIAFNETIIEEREQGIKEIQEQIGQANDIFKDLAVLIHEQGVVIDDIQSNIDSSSAATTEARVQLAKASKSVKSKCSWCWWVVAIVAVVLIIFLIVLIL